One window of Papaver somniferum cultivar HN1 chromosome 9, ASM357369v1, whole genome shotgun sequence genomic DNA carries:
- the LOC113313088 gene encoding uncharacterized protein LOC113313088, translated as METPDYLRRPPFSDNNAVRLPILEKTGYEEEEDDPGCRFSRIQNGLAGLAEVYFIDTKNILIGLEYESSEFASLVLRMNLRPEAPVDALLSIELVHNHHFETGDTSKNRCLNRIVSFSEKKYRHKLANCLQLEKAKKEGFVITRETPKGGEDGFMFLVYVHILRKKTDPGTYLSVRARSFMLACYGEEVTREIRDVCFDCVQSLEKTLSLSLSLSIIISRPAWFSQDISVKKRLVEMCLGSLDKSAFLRKTRHYFKDTCIVYPLIMSRFSQKCELLNFGIEYADKETDCFAKLGLNRLITISWEGSVSLMDDLGTTLSNKVGRYKSWVSNIIIFSSITGNEETFCDQLLALGWCAIQLLFTSYYSGNLIIFFSIFYSLIK; from the exons ATGGAAACACCAGACTATCTACGGAGGCCCCCATTTAGTGATAACAATGCTGTGAGGCTTCCAATTTTGGAAAAAACCGGTTACGAAGAGGAGGAGGATGACCCTGGTTGTCGCTTTTCTCGAATTCAAAATGGTCTAGCTGGTCTAGCTGAAGTGTACTTCATAGATACAAAGAACAT ATTGATAGGTCTTGAATACGAGTCTTCAGAGTTTGCGTCTTTGGTGTTGCGCATGAACTTACGACCAGAAG CGCCCGTAGATGCACTTCTCTCAATCGAATTAGTTCATAATCATCATTTTGAAACTGGAGATACTTCAAAGAATCGGTGCCTGAATAGGATAGTGTCCTTCTCGGAAAAGAAATACAGGCACAAGTTGGCTAATTGCTTGCAACTAGAAAAAGCAAAAAAGGAGGGATTTGTGATTACTCGAGAGACTCCGAAGGGTGGCGAAGATGGTTTCATGTTTCTTGTTTATGTGCATATCTTGAG AAAGAAGACAGATCCTGGCACTTATTTGTCAGTACGTGCTAGGTCCTTCATGTTAgcttgttatggtgaagaagtGACACGTGAAATACGAGATGTTTGCTTTGATTGTGTTCAGAGTTTAGaaaaaactctctctctctctctctctctctcaattaTCATCAG TCGTCCAGCCTGGTTTTCCCAAGATATTTCAGTTAAGAAGAGATTAGTGGAGATGTGTTTGGGTTCTCTTGATAAGAGTGCATTTCTGAGAAAAACACGACATTATTTTAAGGATACATGTATTGTTTATCCTTTAATAATGTCGCGTTTTTCTCAGAAATGCGAGTTACTCAATTTTGGGATCGAGTATGCAGACAAAGAAACAGATTGTTTTGCTAAACTTGGTTTGAACCGATTAATTACAATTTCATGGGAAGGCTCAGTTTCCTTGATGGATGATTTAGGAACAACCTTGAGCAATAAAGTAGGGCGATACAAAAGTTGGGTCAGCAATATAATCATCTTTTCGAGTATCACAGGCAATGAAGAAACATTTTGTGATCAACTTTTGGCTCTTGGATGGTGCGCCATCCAGTTGCTTTTTACCTCTTATTATTCGGGTAATCtaatcatcttcttctccattttcTATTCTTTGATCAAGTGA